A region from the Lentisphaera profundi genome encodes:
- a CDS encoding SGNH/GDSL hydrolase family protein, giving the protein MKQKYLLLLLTLCSYALIAVEQGSFEEKASSYSWACSPVEGLPNVLLVGDSISIGYTLQVRQYLKGKANLYRPMTADGGPQNGGDAAGGKRSLKQWLGKTKWDIIHFNWGLHDLKRIGRENGKSVSRADIPPRVSIEQYKQDLQDCIDIMKQSGAQLIFASTTAYPSGVSPVRLPEDANKYNTAAQEVMTQNSIPINDLYALTVDRLKELQSPKNVHFTELGSAVIGKQVASAIASKLGLEITLPPYNTASEALKAGDAFRDEKKYDEALKAYKFSASLATGRAGKFRPLKNASELSFKIQRWDDNYEVNQAIMLLPKVSDRDKIIAFLHMAKMYQVQENTAKLNETLAKIETLGELPPPMKKLYSSLKK; this is encoded by the coding sequence ATGAAACAAAAGTATTTACTTTTATTATTGACGCTATGCTCTTATGCTTTAATCGCCGTCGAACAAGGTTCATTCGAAGAAAAAGCTAGCTCTTATAGCTGGGCATGTTCTCCAGTCGAAGGTTTACCGAATGTCCTTCTCGTCGGTGATTCAATCTCTATAGGCTACACTCTTCAGGTTCGTCAGTACCTCAAAGGCAAAGCAAACCTCTACCGTCCCATGACTGCGGATGGTGGACCACAAAATGGTGGTGATGCCGCTGGCGGTAAGCGCAGTCTGAAACAATGGCTCGGCAAAACAAAATGGGATATCATTCACTTTAACTGGGGACTTCACGACCTCAAACGTATCGGCCGCGAGAATGGTAAAAGCGTCAGCCGCGCAGATATTCCACCACGAGTTTCCATTGAACAATATAAGCAGGACTTACAGGATTGCATTGACATCATGAAACAAAGCGGTGCACAACTCATTTTTGCCAGCACTACGGCTTATCCCTCTGGAGTGAGCCCGGTGCGCCTTCCCGAGGATGCCAACAAATATAATACCGCCGCGCAAGAAGTGATGACTCAAAACTCCATACCCATCAACGATCTATATGCTCTTACCGTCGATCGTCTCAAAGAACTCCAGAGTCCGAAAAATGTCCATTTCACGGAATTGGGCTCGGCTGTTATAGGCAAGCAGGTCGCCTCCGCCATTGCTTCAAAGTTAGGCTTAGAGATTACTTTACCGCCCTACAATACCGCTAGTGAAGCACTAAAAGCCGGCGATGCATTTCGAGATGAAAAGAAATATGATGAAGCCCTCAAGGCCTACAAGTTTTCCGCTTCGCTCGCCACGGGGCGTGCAGGTAAATTTCGTCCATTAAAAAACGCCTCTGAATTGAGTTTCAAGATTCAGCGCTGGGACGACAACTACGAAGTCAATCAGGCCATCATGCTGCTCCCCAAGGTTTCTGACCGTGATAAAATCATCGCTTTCCTACACATGGCAAAAATGTATCAGGTACAGGAAAATACTGCCAAATTAAACGAGACCCTCGCTAAAATAGAGACACTCGGTGAGCTTCCACCTCCAATGAAAAAGCTTTATTCATCACTTAAAAAGTGA
- a CDS encoding type II secretion system protein, giving the protein MSNNRKFTLIELLVAIAIIGILASLLLPTLSKARKTSLTAVCNNQMRQIIIAEHMYTSDNNGEFVSVRDDSGTGVWDMYLAQNYMNAPISDAVHKPVNINITEASHPAVYNAMEKIILCPNDTKWKSSIAGTLRRTYAKSMRTSGVRFIHAGEIKTFYPNLNITSIERPSEIFQFIEQQHSTNILAKVSHAGYLDSARYQLMANALPKLTYHKNSHYNYAFVDGSVRLIDVNSAASGDHWRP; this is encoded by the coding sequence ATGAGTAATAATAGAAAATTTACACTTATTGAACTACTCGTGGCAATTGCCATTATCGGAATATTAGCAAGCCTGCTACTCCCCACTTTAAGTAAAGCCAGAAAAACGTCTCTCACTGCTGTGTGCAATAATCAAATGCGTCAAATTATTATTGCTGAACACATGTACACCTCTGATAATAATGGTGAGTTCGTCTCTGTCAGAGATGATAGCGGAACAGGCGTGTGGGATATGTATTTAGCCCAAAATTATATGAATGCCCCCATAAGTGATGCTGTACACAAACCTGTAAATATCAATATTACTGAAGCAAGTCATCCTGCTGTCTATAATGCCATGGAAAAAATCATTCTCTGTCCCAATGATACTAAATGGAAAAGCAGTATTGCCGGAACTTTGCGCAGGACCTACGCGAAAAGTATGAGAACTTCTGGGGTAAGGTTTATACATGCAGGTGAAATAAAGACTTTCTATCCCAATTTAAATATTACAAGTATTGAGAGACCCTCAGAAATATTTCAGTTTATTGAACAACAACACAGTACTAATATCTTAGCAAAAGTTAGTCATGCCGGCTATCTCGACTCTGCTCGTTATCAACTAATGGCCAATGCACTGCCCAAGCTCACTTACCACAAAAATTCTCACTATAACTACGCATTTGTCGACGGATCAGTACGACTTATCGATGTTAACAGCGCCGCCTCAGGCGATCACTGGCGCCCCTAA
- a CDS encoding serine/threonine protein kinase: MFTRDFLKDAFQEAVESPDAFSSLQESLNERYTDAKFLGEGGLKKVYQVMDRATGRLVAMALPKAESREAHDLFIREARLQSLLEHPNIISLHDMGLKDNKPWFTMKLIHGQRLDEYIKNFDANIREKENRILDIFTKICDALSYAHSQNVLHLDLKPENIFVDDYGEVLVGDWGLGRLEGMKDLESDGPLPSEHLGQGSLYGYMTGTPGYMAPEQCQKGSKKSFYSDIYSLGGVLHFILTGLAVHKGSTEEKISMCKRGKVEVISEQIPRGLLPILLKCLEFNTGDRYDSVNGLKGDIDAYRSGFLTSAEQGAFGRQLQLLFKRNRRVCYLIFISLLMVLLLSSGFMYELKKSESLARANELRALEQRQRSEENLAKYLSTEKKRQAAVIKLAESYVSLSDKIFQSRQGRSGYDSARDKEAYELISGALSVDGGSSQSWALKGRLAIRLDYIAEAKIAFSQAGLSYQRHVDLCEKTLLIPNALERKLVLLEGLLKVRERALMYDMVFKFIYSDLDNEDKAQLIHRALSLMNNSKIKFVYDHSKRSLDISENPKLVLIFPIKNMDLEKINISESSLDRDFPHVLMPNLKCLIANRHKVTKKNFLFIEGHTSLRDLSVAYSQTSDLSYLSSLKLEALDIRGIPCKDYSVLKKCSELKVIYCLEDQQEMISKQVPKMKLVFDKGMAD; encoded by the coding sequence ATGTTTACCCGAGATTTTTTAAAAGACGCTTTTCAGGAAGCGGTAGAAAGTCCAGATGCCTTCAGTAGCCTGCAGGAAAGTTTAAATGAGCGTTATACCGACGCAAAATTTCTTGGGGAAGGAGGACTGAAAAAAGTTTATCAAGTGATGGATAGAGCGACGGGGAGATTGGTGGCGATGGCCTTGCCAAAAGCTGAAAGCCGGGAAGCGCATGATTTGTTTATTCGGGAGGCTCGTTTGCAGTCTTTACTGGAGCACCCCAATATTATTTCTTTACACGATATGGGCTTAAAAGATAATAAGCCTTGGTTTACAATGAAATTAATTCATGGCCAAAGGCTGGATGAATATATCAAAAATTTCGATGCTAATATTCGAGAAAAAGAAAACCGGATATTAGATATTTTCACTAAGATTTGTGATGCATTGAGTTATGCCCATTCACAGAATGTACTGCATTTAGATTTAAAGCCTGAAAATATTTTTGTTGATGATTACGGTGAAGTTTTGGTCGGTGATTGGGGGCTGGGGCGATTGGAAGGCATGAAAGATCTGGAGAGTGATGGCCCCTTGCCAAGCGAACACCTCGGGCAGGGAAGCCTTTATGGTTATATGACTGGGACGCCGGGTTACATGGCCCCGGAGCAATGCCAGAAAGGAAGTAAGAAGAGTTTTTACTCGGATATTTATTCTCTTGGCGGGGTCTTACATTTTATACTTACGGGCCTGGCGGTGCACAAGGGAAGCACTGAAGAGAAAATCAGCATGTGTAAAAGAGGAAAGGTGGAGGTTATAAGTGAGCAGATTCCCCGTGGGCTGCTTCCTATTTTACTCAAATGCCTAGAATTTAATACAGGCGATCGTTATGACTCGGTGAACGGATTGAAAGGCGATATTGATGCCTACCGCTCAGGTTTTTTGACGAGTGCGGAGCAGGGGGCATTCGGCCGCCAACTACAATTGTTATTTAAGCGTAACCGTCGCGTTTGTTATTTAATATTTATATCCTTGCTTATGGTGCTCTTATTAAGTTCCGGATTTATGTATGAATTGAAAAAGAGTGAATCCTTGGCGCGGGCTAACGAGCTTAGGGCGCTGGAGCAAAGACAGCGTAGTGAGGAGAATTTAGCTAAGTATTTATCGACTGAAAAAAAGCGTCAGGCGGCGGTGATCAAACTTGCCGAGAGTTACGTTTCCTTAAGTGATAAAATATTTCAGTCCCGTCAGGGACGTTCGGGATATGATTCCGCCCGTGATAAAGAAGCGTATGAACTTATCAGTGGGGCATTATCTGTGGATGGAGGTAGCTCGCAGTCATGGGCTTTGAAAGGGCGCTTAGCTATTCGCCTTGATTATATTGCTGAGGCAAAAATAGCTTTCTCACAGGCCGGCTTAAGCTATCAAAGACATGTTGATTTATGTGAAAAAACATTACTTATTCCAAACGCTCTTGAGCGTAAGCTAGTCCTGCTGGAAGGGCTATTAAAGGTGCGTGAGCGGGCTTTGATGTATGATATGGTATTTAAGTTTATTTATTCAGATTTAGATAATGAAGACAAAGCTCAGTTAATTCATCGAGCTTTGAGTTTAATGAATAATAGTAAAATTAAATTTGTTTATGATCATAGCAAGAGAAGTCTAGATATATCGGAAAATCCGAAGTTAGTATTGATTTTTCCCATAAAAAATATGGACCTGGAAAAGATTAATATTAGTGAATCGTCCTTAGATCGTGATTTTCCTCATGTACTCATGCCAAATTTAAAATGTCTTATTGCGAATAGACATAAAGTGACTAAGAAGAATTTTCTTTTTATCGAGGGGCATACAAGTCTTCGGGATTTATCCGTAGCTTATTCCCAAACGAGTGATTTGAGTTATCTTTCCAGCCTTAAGCTTGAGGCCTTAGATATACGTGGAATCCCCTGTAAAGATTATTCTGTGCTCAAAAAATGTTCGGAACTTAAAGTCATTTATTGTTTAGAAGATCAGCAAGAAATGATTAGTAAGCAAGTGCCAAAGATGAAACTTGTTTTTGATAAAGGGATGGCTGATTAA
- a CDS encoding serine/threonine-protein kinase: MSDLEEAYQQRDGDFRQFYQFDKLEEMAESSFPILDSLQISEQHYSEEEFITQGGEKKIFRVRDLLGDRYVALARPIHCETKNELESFLREARITSFLQHPNILSVHEMNLDAQGIPFFTMEFMNGQSLAEILEKLTKKDAKTLEEFPLNRLIDIFQKVCSALSYAHSKNILHLDIKPANIQVGEHGEVLLCDWGIAQIQTGVKIPESSGIDLSKITLDPQLLNDHTLVGAISGSPGFICPEKIHQKNKLSPASDIYAMGSLLYYLLSHQMAFSGSNEAIIQKTLKADFIKPSLSCNHAIPRSLEAICLKAMALDPKNRYQSIKHLEDDLELYRQGFPTLAQNANPLIYLKSWSRRHSKSLLLSSFFSLLIGFILFLAFEKINTERLQAITEKQRAEENLQLFKQQEAATRKNRQLYELENKLSALQADHFFETISNLYDLDNYTDATKRIKAINKHLEREHNQERLKILLAYKAGLYFVLQNYPDCIKTLDKINIQDSGKLKSLYDLSNIYVALIQDNKKLSSEQLESLTLRFPNHIQSMLYYTYYYHTMNSHRKPEENVKIAEALLNRINLLAPQTDRHIKLKKFKNDLYHLDLSHHEYRHLSMPIAVNRRRRNLLLTLHINQLDLSHTRFNDGSELIGYNLDELHIRGIKKISNLRIIATGRIKKIYHNLELSDQELLKTYPKVKFIRVSE; this comes from the coding sequence ATGTCAGATTTAGAAGAAGCATATCAACAACGCGACGGTGATTTTCGACAATTTTATCAATTTGATAAGCTTGAAGAAATGGCCGAATCCAGCTTTCCCATCTTGGACTCGCTACAAATAAGTGAACAACACTATAGCGAAGAAGAATTCATCACTCAGGGCGGCGAAAAAAAGATTTTTCGCGTTCGCGATTTATTAGGAGATCGTTACGTCGCCCTCGCTCGCCCCATTCATTGCGAAACAAAAAATGAGCTCGAATCATTTCTGCGAGAAGCCCGCATCACTTCTTTCCTGCAGCACCCCAATATACTCAGTGTTCATGAAATGAATTTAGATGCTCAAGGCATCCCCTTTTTTACCATGGAGTTTATGAATGGCCAAAGCCTCGCAGAAATCCTTGAAAAATTGACCAAAAAGGATGCTAAAACGCTTGAGGAATTCCCCTTGAATCGTCTCATTGATATCTTCCAAAAAGTCTGTAGTGCACTCTCCTATGCTCATTCAAAAAACATCCTCCACCTCGACATCAAACCAGCCAACATTCAGGTCGGGGAACACGGGGAAGTTTTGCTCTGTGATTGGGGCATTGCCCAAATCCAGACCGGGGTAAAGATACCCGAAAGTAGCGGTATTGATCTCTCAAAAATAACTCTCGATCCACAGCTCTTGAACGATCACACCTTGGTCGGGGCCATTAGCGGTAGTCCTGGCTTTATCTGCCCCGAAAAAATCCATCAGAAAAATAAGCTCAGTCCCGCAAGTGATATCTATGCTATGGGTTCTTTACTTTATTATTTACTCAGTCATCAAATGGCCTTCTCTGGCTCAAATGAGGCAATCATTCAAAAAACACTCAAAGCCGACTTCATTAAACCCAGCCTCAGCTGTAACCATGCTATCCCACGAAGCTTAGAGGCCATTTGCCTCAAAGCCATGGCTTTGGATCCCAAGAATCGCTACCAATCTATCAAGCATTTGGAGGATGACCTAGAACTCTACCGTCAAGGCTTCCCCACTCTAGCACAAAACGCCAACCCCTTGATCTACCTCAAGTCTTGGTCTCGACGCCATAGCAAGAGTCTTTTATTGAGTTCTTTTTTCTCTTTACTCATCGGATTCATTCTTTTCCTCGCTTTTGAGAAAATTAATACTGAGCGCCTCCAGGCCATCACCGAAAAACAACGTGCCGAAGAAAACCTGCAACTCTTCAAACAACAAGAGGCTGCCACCCGTAAAAATCGCCAACTCTATGAGCTGGAGAATAAGCTAAGCGCATTACAGGCCGACCACTTTTTTGAGACAATTTCTAACCTTTATGATTTAGATAATTATACCGATGCGACCAAAAGGATCAAGGCTATCAACAAGCACCTTGAGCGGGAACATAATCAAGAAAGATTGAAAATCCTTCTCGCCTACAAGGCCGGACTGTACTTTGTCTTACAAAATTATCCTGACTGCATCAAAACACTCGATAAAATTAATATACAAGACAGCGGTAAACTCAAGTCACTTTACGACCTCTCAAATATCTACGTAGCTTTAATTCAAGACAATAAAAAACTGTCTTCAGAGCAACTCGAAAGTCTGACTTTACGTTTCCCAAATCACATACAATCAATGCTATATTACACTTATTACTATCACACCATGAACTCTCATAGAAAGCCTGAAGAAAATGTAAAAATCGCCGAGGCACTTCTCAATCGCATCAATTTGCTAGCACCGCAAACTGATCGTCATATTAAACTCAAAAAATTCAAAAATGATCTTTACCATCTCGACTTGAGTCATCATGAGTATCGACATTTAAGCATGCCCATCGCCGTTAATCGAAGACGAAGAAATTTACTCTTGACGCTCCATATTAATCAACTCGATTTAAGTCACACGCGCTTTAATGATGGCAGTGAACTTATCGGTTATAACTTGGATGAACTTCACATTCGGGGAATCAAAAAAATTAGTAATTTAAGAATCATTGCCACGGGAAGAATTAAAAAAATCTATCACAATCTCGAGCTCTCGGATCAAGAACTGCTAAAGACTTATCCCAAAGTGAAATTCATCCGAGTAAGTGAATAA
- a CDS encoding alpha-N-acetylglucosaminidase produces MKFTHIALATALSFSVLPGTEQKTQPITINQASHGSTFTKGEITAQVQIEAARGVLERTVPGISQNFILEIIPQENDRDVYEIEQLGEKIALRGSTGVAICSAFNRYLMDFLKCDVSWCGDQLNIPSELPKVETKIRVRTPSKYRAYMNYCTFSYSAPWWDWKRWQQEVDFMALKGINMPLAAVGLDAVWYNTLLKFNFTDQEARDFLVAPGHQAWQWMTNIESFGGPLPKSWIKGHIELGQKMLRQQYDLGMMPIQQSFSGYIPRLMKEKFPKSSILEKHGWCGFEGTAELDPMDPLFEEFGKAFLKENIRLFGAGQHYAADPFHESSPPRKDKEYLSSVAHKILGVMKAVDPEAKWVMQGWTPHEGVATAVPKGELIMLDLVGGRHSGKKNFWGHEILVGALHNFGGRINMHGDLADNSRNRMVNAKKKAPNVIGMGLFMEGIVHNPVFFNNQLDMIWRDGEVDVNQWLKDYAERRYGAKSANAEKAWDILLKTVYSRATSGVESSSIIAARPALDCRKSGPNAGFGMRYKAEDLIPALEALLADSDKFENSSGYRFDVMDLCRQVLTNLGQELHNEVRMAYDAKDKAAFQQASDRFLNLLLDVDRLLATRDEYSFHKWIRDARSWATNDAERKLYEKNASMLLTHWGPENTPAIFDYAWREWSGLIGSYYHGRWEVFHNYLAQTLEDEIKYNDTLPGMKGRQPLNATPILEKITQWETNWINSDKQVLAAPQGDTIAIAQELYKKYLVDTKRVYSAPHQAKVQAFKIKHEDKSNGKKIGFVDYAKNQGIDTIDLTNELSGEGRYRFQFNSQRGGVIINKIEVLLNDSPIWTDKRRRGGMRKPEFSEIVEFELEEYAFGSPYTLRLSFDKMSHIIPKVDVRLKSLGHAASQPEKTIEAISYPIDNEDPSIVGKWEVGKLNARIQTELAFDVSRIIKEPGTYLLSFKFEKGRHKLTMDEARIMSADQELALDKHKGETGNKHIDNTYTLKINETPKEKTILRVLIQPEGGNNTQGTLRLIKIDNKINI; encoded by the coding sequence ATGAAATTCACTCACATAGCTCTAGCTACCGCTTTGTCTTTTTCTGTTCTTCCTGGCACAGAACAGAAAACTCAGCCTATCACGATAAATCAAGCAAGCCACGGCTCCACTTTTACCAAAGGCGAAATCACCGCTCAAGTACAAATTGAGGCCGCACGTGGAGTTCTAGAAAGAACCGTCCCAGGAATCAGTCAAAATTTCATTCTTGAAATTATCCCTCAAGAAAATGATCGCGACGTTTACGAAATTGAACAGCTAGGCGAAAAAATTGCTCTGCGCGGAAGTACCGGTGTTGCTATTTGTTCCGCCTTCAACCGCTACCTCATGGACTTTTTAAAATGTGATGTTTCCTGGTGCGGAGATCAACTCAATATTCCTAGTGAACTCCCAAAAGTAGAGACAAAAATTCGCGTTCGTACACCCTCAAAATATCGCGCTTACATGAATTACTGTACCTTTTCTTACTCGGCCCCCTGGTGGGATTGGAAGCGTTGGCAGCAAGAAGTCGACTTCATGGCACTCAAGGGAATCAATATGCCACTCGCTGCTGTTGGTCTTGACGCCGTTTGGTATAATACCTTATTAAAATTTAATTTCACCGATCAAGAAGCCCGCGATTTTTTGGTAGCTCCTGGTCATCAGGCTTGGCAATGGATGACCAATATTGAAAGCTTTGGCGGACCCCTTCCAAAAAGTTGGATCAAAGGTCATATCGAGCTAGGCCAAAAAATGCTTCGTCAACAATACGACTTGGGCATGATGCCTATTCAACAAAGCTTTTCTGGCTATATCCCCCGTTTGATGAAAGAGAAGTTTCCCAAGAGTTCCATCCTTGAAAAACATGGCTGGTGCGGATTTGAAGGCACGGCAGAGCTTGATCCCATGGATCCACTCTTTGAAGAATTTGGCAAGGCATTCTTAAAAGAAAATATTCGCCTCTTTGGTGCCGGTCAGCACTACGCCGCCGATCCTTTTCACGAGAGCTCTCCTCCTAGAAAAGATAAAGAATACCTCTCTTCAGTTGCCCATAAAATCCTCGGCGTCATGAAAGCTGTTGATCCCGAAGCTAAATGGGTCATGCAGGGCTGGACTCCTCACGAAGGCGTCGCAACTGCCGTCCCCAAAGGCGAGCTCATCATGCTTGACTTAGTGGGTGGCCGCCACAGCGGTAAGAAAAACTTCTGGGGTCATGAAATCCTAGTCGGTGCTCTACATAATTTTGGGGGTCGCATCAATATGCATGGTGATTTAGCCGACAATTCCCGCAACCGCATGGTCAATGCCAAAAAGAAAGCCCCCAACGTCATTGGCATGGGACTCTTTATGGAGGGCATCGTCCACAATCCCGTTTTCTTTAATAATCAACTCGACATGATTTGGCGCGACGGAGAAGTCGATGTCAATCAATGGCTCAAGGATTACGCCGAGAGACGTTATGGTGCGAAAAGCGCAAACGCAGAAAAAGCTTGGGATATCCTGCTCAAAACCGTTTATTCACGCGCTACTTCTGGTGTTGAGTCAAGCTCTATTATTGCAGCACGCCCTGCCCTCGATTGCCGAAAATCAGGTCCGAATGCTGGCTTTGGCATGCGCTACAAAGCAGAAGACCTCATCCCCGCCTTGGAAGCTCTGCTCGCAGATAGTGACAAATTTGAAAATTCATCTGGCTATCGCTTTGATGTGATGGACCTCTGCCGCCAAGTTCTCACCAATCTTGGACAAGAATTGCACAATGAAGTGCGCATGGCCTATGACGCCAAAGATAAAGCTGCTTTTCAACAGGCTTCGGACCGCTTTTTAAACCTTCTACTAGATGTGGATCGTTTGCTCGCCACTCGTGATGAATACAGCTTCCACAAATGGATTCGCGATGCTCGCAGCTGGGCCACTAATGACGCAGAGCGCAAACTTTATGAAAAAAATGCCAGCATGCTACTGACTCATTGGGGTCCAGAAAATACCCCCGCTATTTTTGATTACGCCTGGCGCGAATGGAGCGGTCTAATCGGCTCCTACTACCATGGTCGCTGGGAAGTTTTCCATAACTACCTTGCTCAGACCCTTGAAGATGAAATAAAGTATAACGATACCTTGCCTGGCATGAAAGGACGTCAACCGCTCAATGCCACCCCCATACTTGAAAAAATCACCCAATGGGAGACCAACTGGATTAATTCTGACAAACAAGTTCTTGCGGCCCCGCAGGGCGATACCATTGCCATTGCTCAGGAACTCTATAAGAAATACCTTGTCGATACAAAGCGAGTTTACTCCGCTCCTCATCAAGCAAAGGTTCAAGCTTTTAAAATTAAACACGAAGATAAGTCCAATGGCAAAAAAATTGGCTTTGTAGATTATGCCAAAAATCAAGGTATTGATACCATCGACCTCACCAATGAACTCAGTGGTGAAGGACGCTATCGCTTCCAATTCAATTCTCAACGGGGCGGAGTCATCATTAACAAAATTGAAGTGCTGCTCAATGATAGCCCCATTTGGACTGATAAGCGTCGTAGAGGTGGCATGCGCAAGCCTGAGTTTTCAGAGATTGTAGAATTCGAACTCGAGGAATACGCCTTCGGCTCGCCCTATACGCTACGACTGAGCTTCGATAAAATGAGCCACATTATCCCAAAAGTTGACGTTCGACTCAAATCATTGGGTCATGCAGCTTCTCAGCCGGAAAAAACTATTGAAGCGATTAGCTACCCAATTGATAATGAAGACCCCAGCATTGTGGGTAAATGGGAAGTGGGCAAACTCAATGCTCGTATCCAAACGGAACTCGCTTTTGATGTCAGTCGCATTATCAAAGAACCAGGAACTTATCTGCTTAGCTTTAAATTCGAAAAAGGACGCCATAAATTAACCATGGATGAAGCTCGTATTATGAGTGCCGATCAAGAGTTAGCCCTAGATAAACACAAAGGTGAAACGGGGAATAAACATATTGACAATACCTACACCTTAAAAATCAATGAGACACCAAAGGAAAAAACCATCCTCAGAGTCCTCATCCAACCCGAGGGTGGAAACAATACTCAAGGAACTCTACGCCTCATCAAAATTGATAACAAAATTAATATTTAA
- a CDS encoding RNA polymerase sigma factor yields MPGQETSQTLLLKLQSQNDEEAWARFSKEYRPFIYSILKHYQIAHEDIEDLQQDILVKVWKALPDFIYQVERCRFRTWLSRVSRNHCLNFCQSKYQRKIKAEVPVELYDKSTQPEIDTLAEEEWQVFIADKAWTNIEKLFTDKQKEVFLLVSKGKHQSEAAERLGLEVNTAYVYAKKVKDVYMREIRRLNAELDG; encoded by the coding sequence ATGCCGGGACAGGAAACTAGCCAAACTCTTTTACTCAAACTTCAAAGTCAAAATGACGAAGAAGCATGGGCTCGATTTTCTAAAGAATACCGCCCTTTCATTTATTCAATTCTCAAACACTACCAAATCGCCCACGAAGATATTGAAGATCTACAACAGGATATCCTCGTTAAAGTTTGGAAGGCCCTACCAGATTTCATCTATCAAGTAGAACGCTGTCGCTTTCGAACCTGGCTCAGTCGCGTAAGCAGAAATCACTGTCTGAATTTCTGCCAATCCAAGTACCAACGCAAGATTAAAGCAGAAGTCCCTGTAGAGCTTTACGACAAATCCACTCAGCCGGAAATTGATACCCTCGCCGAAGAGGAATGGCAAGTTTTTATTGCCGATAAGGCATGGACGAATATAGAGAAACTCTTTACCGACAAGCAGAAAGAAGTCTTTCTTTTAGTCTCAAAGGGCAAGCATCAAAGCGAAGCCGCCGAGCGGCTTGGCCTCGAAGTCAATACGGCTTATGTCTACGCAAAAAAAGTAAAAGACGTTTACATGCGCGAAATACGCCGCCTCAATGCCGAACTCGATGGTTAA
- a CDS encoding RNA polymerase sigma factor: MDDIYKTRKTLLFKIKDQYNDDAWAEFSEVYKHYIYAIIRGMKITAADADDIVQKIMMRLWKKLPEMSYDEQKSFRAFLAVVTKNEVLRFIEHRKRQMKRDQNAYDTDDGDYLSTIRLPEIEQIAQKEWEIYLTNRAFENLAKDYDTKAIEGFKMCLKGIGVGEVARLIGVEEKMVYNLRFRMKERFSKEIAKLRQDLE; encoded by the coding sequence ATGGATGATATATATAAAACGCGAAAAACACTGCTATTCAAGATCAAGGATCAGTATAATGATGATGCTTGGGCCGAGTTTTCGGAAGTGTATAAGCATTATATCTACGCCATAATTCGGGGCATGAAGATCACAGCGGCTGACGCTGATGATATAGTACAGAAAATCATGATGCGACTTTGGAAAAAACTCCCCGAGATGAGCTATGATGAGCAGAAGAGTTTTCGAGCTTTTTTAGCCGTGGTGACTAAAAATGAGGTCTTGCGCTTTATTGAGCACCGCAAGCGTCAGATGAAGCGCGATCAAAATGCTTACGATACAGATGATGGCGATTACTTAAGCACCATTCGCTTGCCGGAAATTGAGCAGATCGCCCAAAAAGAATGGGAGATTTATTTAACCAATCGCGCTTTTGAGAACTTGGCAAAAGATTATGATACAAAAGCTATAGAAGGCTTTAAAATGTGCCTCAAGGGAATCGGTGTGGGCGAAGTAGCGCGGCTCATAGGAGTTGAAGAAAAAATGGTTTATAATTTACGCTTCCGAATGAAGGAGCGCTTTTCCAAGGAAATAGCGAAACTGAGGCAGGATTTGGAGTAG